In Rathayibacter sp. VKM Ac-2762, one DNA window encodes the following:
- a CDS encoding pirin family protein → MSNLEEHPDELPVAAEPVPRESGAVEILEARLVPLGGPRAIEVRRTLPQRSRSTIGAWCFADHYGPVRLGEEAGMDVPPHPHTGLQTVSWLFEGEIEHRDSVGSLAVVRPGELNLMTAGRGISHSEVSTGGAPVLHGVQLWVALPEEARLVDPFFEHHRGVPVELPGALVRVFVGGMLGASVPASTFTPLVAAQIDLEPGARVELPVEESWEYGVLVDAGPVAVEGADVPRSDLAYLTPGRSHLVLTAGDAGARVVLLGGEPFAEELVMWWNFVGRSHDDVAAARERWQSDVIARADPAGPFGTVDGYGGRALPAPVLPTVRLKPRRRA, encoded by the coding sequence ATGAGCAACCTGGAGGAGCATCCCGACGAGCTCCCCGTCGCCGCGGAGCCGGTCCCTCGCGAGTCCGGCGCGGTCGAGATCCTGGAGGCGCGGCTCGTCCCGCTCGGCGGTCCGCGCGCGATCGAGGTGCGCCGCACCCTCCCCCAGCGCTCGCGCTCGACCATCGGCGCATGGTGCTTCGCTGACCACTACGGCCCGGTGCGGCTCGGCGAGGAGGCCGGGATGGACGTCCCGCCGCACCCGCACACCGGCCTGCAGACCGTGAGCTGGCTCTTCGAGGGCGAGATCGAGCACCGCGACAGCGTTGGCAGCCTCGCCGTGGTGCGCCCGGGCGAGCTCAACCTGATGACGGCCGGACGCGGCATCTCGCACTCGGAGGTCTCGACCGGGGGCGCGCCCGTCCTGCACGGGGTGCAGCTCTGGGTCGCGCTGCCCGAGGAGGCGCGGCTCGTCGATCCGTTCTTCGAGCACCACCGCGGCGTGCCCGTGGAGCTGCCCGGCGCGCTGGTGCGCGTCTTCGTCGGAGGGATGCTGGGCGCGTCGGTGCCCGCGAGCACCTTCACTCCGCTGGTCGCCGCCCAGATCGACCTCGAGCCGGGTGCCCGGGTCGAGCTGCCGGTCGAGGAGTCGTGGGAGTACGGCGTGCTCGTCGACGCCGGCCCCGTGGCGGTCGAGGGTGCGGACGTCCCGCGCTCGGACCTCGCCTACCTGACGCCCGGCCGCTCGCACCTGGTGCTGACCGCCGGGGACGCGGGAGCCCGCGTGGTGCTGCTCGGCGGCGAGCCGTTCGCCGAGGAGCTGGTGATGTGGTGGAACTTCGTCGGCCGCAGCCACGACGACGTGGCGGCCGCCCGCGAGCGCTGGCAGTCCGACGTGATCGCCCGGGCGGATCCCGCGGGACCGTTCGGCACCGTCGACGGGTACGGCGGACGCGCGCTCCCCGCGCCCGTGCTGCCGACCGTGCGCCTCAAGCCGCGCCGCCGGGCCTGA
- a CDS encoding FAD-dependent oxidoreductase: protein MTASRTTRILILGGGYVGLYTAWGLEKRRGEAPIDVTVVEPNPYMTYQPLLPEVAGGHVQPRHVTVPLVSALKRTRVIRGAITGVSLAERSATVAAMDGSTRTIEFDQVVFALGAVTRTFPTPGLAEHGIGFKTVEEAAHLRDRVIENIAKAALTTDPAERRRLLTFVFVGGGYTGVEALSELLDLSRKTLAAQPSLSMGDVTWHLVEALDRVAPEVGPELSKWTLDHLRSRGVHVHLKTTMPSCEDGVVELSSGERIPTATIVWTAGVKPNPILDATDAPRGPKGHVMADARLRVIREDGEPVGGAWAAGDGAQVPDLTSEKQPAYYPPNAQNAVRQAKLLARNIIADLTGGTVEEYRHASVGTVAEYGIGKGAGLIKGVKLRGLPAWLAHRAYHGAAMPTLDRKWRIITGWLVDAVTPRDLSPMSALQDPRRAFRETAEATDREAAAKAAAKKESDAS, encoded by the coding sequence ATGACGGCATCCCGTACGACGCGCATCCTCATCCTCGGCGGCGGCTACGTCGGCCTGTACACGGCCTGGGGCCTCGAGAAGAGACGGGGGGAGGCGCCGATCGACGTCACCGTCGTCGAGCCGAACCCCTACATGACCTACCAGCCGCTGCTGCCCGAGGTCGCCGGCGGGCACGTCCAGCCGCGCCACGTCACGGTGCCGCTGGTCTCCGCGCTCAAGCGCACCCGCGTGATCCGCGGCGCGATCACCGGCGTGAGCCTCGCCGAGCGCAGCGCCACCGTCGCCGCGATGGACGGCTCCACTCGCACGATCGAGTTCGACCAGGTCGTCTTCGCGCTCGGAGCCGTCACCCGCACGTTCCCCACGCCGGGCCTCGCCGAGCACGGCATCGGCTTCAAGACGGTGGAGGAGGCGGCGCACCTGCGCGACCGCGTCATCGAGAACATCGCGAAGGCGGCGCTCACCACCGATCCCGCCGAGCGCCGGCGCCTGCTCACCTTCGTCTTCGTCGGTGGCGGCTACACCGGCGTCGAGGCGCTGAGCGAGCTGCTCGACCTCAGCCGCAAGACCCTCGCCGCGCAGCCCTCCCTCTCGATGGGCGACGTCACCTGGCACCTCGTCGAGGCACTGGACCGGGTCGCCCCCGAGGTCGGTCCCGAGCTCTCGAAGTGGACGCTCGACCACCTCCGCTCGCGCGGCGTGCACGTGCACCTGAAGACGACGATGCCCTCCTGCGAGGACGGCGTCGTGGAGCTCTCCTCGGGCGAGCGCATCCCGACGGCCACGATCGTGTGGACCGCCGGCGTGAAGCCGAACCCGATCCTCGACGCGACCGACGCGCCCCGCGGGCCGAAGGGCCACGTCATGGCGGATGCGCGCCTGCGGGTCATCCGCGAGGACGGCGAGCCGGTGGGCGGCGCCTGGGCGGCCGGCGACGGCGCGCAGGTGCCGGACCTCACCAGCGAGAAGCAGCCCGCGTACTACCCGCCGAACGCGCAGAACGCGGTTCGGCAGGCCAAGCTCCTGGCGCGCAACATCATCGCCGACCTCACCGGAGGCACAGTGGAGGAGTACCGGCACGCCTCAGTCGGGACCGTCGCCGAGTACGGCATCGGCAAGGGCGCGGGCCTGATCAAGGGCGTGAAGCTGCGCGGCCTCCCCGCATGGCTCGCGCACCGCGCCTACCACGGAGCGGCGATGCCGACCCTGGACCGCAAGTGGCGGATCATCACGGGCTGGCTCGTCGACGCCGTCACTCCGCGCGACCTCTCGCCGATGAGCGCGCTGCAGGATCCTCGCCGCGCCTTCCGCGAGACGGCCGAGGCCACCGACCGCGAGGCAGCAGCGAAGGCCGCCGCGAAGAAGGAGTCGGACGCGTCCTGA
- the cls gene encoding cardiolipin synthase, whose product MPAPDWAVILPIAAVVVELVVRVIAVIVVPRNRRPTTGLAWLMAIFLIPYVGILLFLFIGSYRLPRKRRRKQQEINRFILESTDGIDRVAREHPWPQWLESVVTLNRNLGAMPLVGGNDARLQGDYEQTIRAMAAEIDRARRYVHCEFYILAADSTTAPFFDALDRAVARGVRVRILLDHIASIRVPGYYSGTHRRLRVLERAGASWSYMLPVRPWRGQYQRPDLRNHRKLLIVDGNAAFMGSQNVVDSSYNKRGNIRRGLHWHDLMVRLEGPVVQGINAIFITDWYSETDELLLRESEPMEALQQRDTIDCQVVPSGPGFEGENNLRLFLTLLYSAQKSIIITSPYFVPDEAMLYAITTATRRGVHVELFVSEIGDQAVVYHAQRSYYETLLTAGVRIWMYRKPTILHAKHFTIDDDVAVIGSSNMDMRSFTLNLEVSLMVRGAEFVEDLRQVQQDYREHSRELTLREWRQQPLRSTLLDNLARLTSALQ is encoded by the coding sequence GTGCCCGCACCCGACTGGGCCGTGATCCTCCCGATCGCGGCCGTCGTCGTCGAGCTCGTGGTCCGCGTGATCGCCGTGATCGTCGTGCCGCGGAACCGCCGTCCGACCACCGGTCTCGCCTGGCTGATGGCGATCTTCCTGATCCCGTACGTCGGCATCCTGCTGTTCCTCTTCATCGGGAGCTACCGGCTGCCGCGCAAGCGCCGCCGGAAGCAGCAGGAGATCAACCGGTTCATCCTGGAGTCGACCGACGGCATCGACCGCGTCGCCCGGGAGCACCCGTGGCCGCAGTGGCTGGAGTCGGTGGTCACCCTCAACCGCAACCTCGGCGCGATGCCGCTGGTCGGCGGGAACGACGCGCGCCTCCAGGGCGACTACGAGCAGACCATCCGCGCGATGGCCGCCGAGATCGACCGCGCCCGCCGGTACGTGCACTGCGAGTTCTACATCCTCGCCGCCGACTCGACCACCGCGCCCTTCTTCGACGCGCTCGACCGCGCGGTGGCCCGCGGGGTGCGGGTGCGGATCCTCCTCGACCACATCGCGTCGATCCGCGTGCCCGGCTACTACAGCGGCACCCATCGCCGGCTGCGCGTCCTCGAGCGGGCGGGCGCCTCGTGGTCGTACATGCTCCCCGTGCGGCCGTGGCGCGGGCAGTACCAGCGGCCGGATTTGCGCAACCACCGCAAGCTGCTGATCGTCGACGGCAACGCGGCCTTCATGGGCTCGCAGAACGTCGTCGACTCCAGCTACAACAAGCGCGGCAACATCCGCCGCGGCCTGCACTGGCACGACCTGATGGTGCGCCTCGAGGGGCCGGTGGTGCAGGGCATCAACGCCATCTTCATCACCGACTGGTACAGCGAGACCGACGAGCTGCTCCTGCGGGAGTCGGAGCCGATGGAGGCGCTGCAGCAGCGCGACACCATCGACTGCCAGGTGGTGCCGAGCGGGCCGGGGTTCGAGGGCGAGAACAACCTGCGCCTGTTCCTGACGCTGCTCTACTCGGCGCAGAAGTCGATCATCATCACCAGCCCGTACTTCGTGCCCGACGAGGCGATGCTCTACGCGATCACGACGGCGACCCGGCGGGGCGTGCACGTGGAGCTCTTCGTCTCCGAGATCGGCGACCAGGCCGTGGTCTACCACGCCCAGCGCTCGTACTACGAGACGCTGCTGACCGCGGGCGTGCGCATCTGGATGTACCGCAAGCCGACCATCCTGCACGCGAAGCACTTCACGATCGACGACGACGTCGCCGTGATCGGCTCGAGCAACATGGACATGCGCTCCTTCACGCTCAACCTCGAGGTCTCGCTGATGGTGCGCGGCGCGGAGTTCGTCGAGGACCTGCGCCAGGTGCAGCAGGACTACCGCGAGCACTCCCGCGAGCTGACCCTCCGCGAGTGGCGGCAGCAGCCGCTCCGCTCGACCCTGCTCGACAACCTGGCGCGGCTCACCTCGGCGCTGCAGTAG